A single genomic interval of Ischnura elegans chromosome 3, ioIscEleg1.1, whole genome shotgun sequence harbors:
- the LOC124155467 gene encoding mitogen-activated protein kinase 15 — protein MNLPIKEVDNHMTRRYEIGKRLGKGAYGIVWKAIDRKTNEKVAVKKIFDAFRNPTDAQRTFREIMFLKAFGAHPNIITLRSIHKAKNDKDIYLVFEYMDSDLHNVIKKGNVLKEIHIQFILYQLLKATKYIHSGGVVHRDQKPSNVLIDVNCHCKLADFGLARSLNPHDKINGQGTPEIVDPSLTDYVATRWYRAPEILVASKRYTKGVDMWSLGCILAEMLLGKPIFPGSSTINQVELIMNTIPKPSHEDIENVCSGYGMTLLEKTPTSPQKTFRQILKNVRKDAVDLVEKLLVFNPSKRLSAIEALDHPYVHRFHRVKDEPSMHSRVVPPLRDDVRLGVDDYRSNLYEFIRVRQAMAQQAAMSIKKEMPVTSPNDSKTFQEMNTKTKEVQSCSPKTSTPAQITRSGKETISKPLSSIVRRNVSAQDLRSNEKQEVITKRTSTSDSGIKFQVHSSSSPQKHVRPGIRKSYEPRKVVPIKEQLRETMHHIEGDGRKFLRVGNQTTAKEKISLRNKPQAMSQVVQKALEKSKKEARSHSSTLQQISFNHGKTLPKTIIHKYIGN, from the exons ATGAATTTACCGATTAAAGAAGTTGATAATCACATGACCCGGCGTTACGAGATTGGAAAAAGACTTGGAAAAGGG GCCTATGGAATCGTGTGGAAAGCGATCGATCGGAAAACAAACGAAAAAGtggctgttaaaaaaatatttgatgcctTTCGGAACCCAACTGATGCACAGCGTACCTTCCGAGAAATAATGTTTCTAAAAGCGTTCGGAGCCCATCCAAATATCATAACCTTGAGGAGCATCCACAAAGCCAAAAACGACAAGGACATTTATTTAGTATTTGAGTATATGG ATTCAGATCTCCACAATGTCATAAAAAAGGGAAACGTATTGAAAGAAATACATATTCAGTTCATACTGTATCAGCTACTGAAAGCAACTAAATATATTCACTCTGGAGGAGTTGTACACAGAGACCAAAAA CCTTCCAATGTACTAATTGATGTCAACTGCCATTGCAAACTGGCTGATTTTGGACTGGCACGCTCGCTTAACcctcatgataaaataaatggccAAGGGACACCTGAAATAGTTGATCCATCACTTACTGACTATGTAGCCACAAGATGGTACAGGGCACCAGAAATCCTCGTCGCTTCAAAAAG GTATACCAAAGGGGTAGACATGTGGAGTCTTGGATGCATATTAGCAGAAATGCTTCTAGGAAAACCAATTTTTCCAGGATCTTCAACAATAAACCAGGTGGAGCTTATTATGAATACGATTCCTAAGCCATCACATGAAG ATATTGAAAATGTTTGCTCTGGTTATGGGATGACGCTATTGGAAAAAACACCCACTTCTCCTCAGAAAACATTCCGGCAAATTCTGAAGAATGTCCGTAAAGATGCAGTTGATCTTGTAGAAAAACTATTAGTTTTCAATCCTTCGAAAAGGCTTTCCGCTATTGAAGCACTAGATCACCCGTACGTCCACAG GTTCCACCGAGTCAAGGATGAGCCATCCATGCACTCAAGAGTTGTGCCTCCATTGAGGGACGATGTCCGACTGGGCGTTGATGACTACCGCTCAAACCTATACGAATTCATACGAGTGCGACAAGCGATGGCGCAGCAGGCGGCAATGAGCATCAAGAAAGAGATGCCAGTTACCTCGCCAAACGATTCCAAAACATTTCAAGAAATGAACACGAAGACCAAAGAAGTTCAATCGTGTTCTCCAAAAACCTCAACTCCAGCTCAGATAACAAGGTCAGGAAAGGAAACCATTTCAAAGCCTCTCTCAAGCATTGTACGCCGAAATGTCTCCGCTCAAGATCTGAGATCAAATGAAAAGCAGGAGGTGATTACAAAAAGGACATCGACTTCTGACAGCGGAATCAAATTCCAGGTGCATTCGTCTTCCTCACCCCAGAAACATG TACGCCCTGGAATACGCAAATCCTATGAGCCAAGAAAGGTTGTGCCAATAAAGGAGCAACTACGGGAGACAATGCATCATATAGAAGGTGATGGAAGAAAGTTCCTTAGAGTTGGGAATCAAACAACTGCCAAGGAGAAGATAAGCCTACGAAATAAGCCGCAGGCTATGTCTCAG GTGGTGCAAAAGGCTTTAGAGAAATCCAAGAAAGAAGCACGGTCTCACTCATCAACCCTCCAACAAATCTCTTTCAATCACGGTAAAACGTTACCAAAAACcatcattcataaatatattgGCAACTAA